The Pyrococcus horikoshii OT3 genome includes a window with the following:
- a CDS encoding DMT family transporter yields MEERSEGVILALIGMLLYGLEPVVISYNPVNPISFAFFSAFLASLILLPFANFEEVKVNWKRGLFIGFFGTFLAYLAYSFGTKMSSSVNAALITRTEVLFSFILSYVILGEAISKSRIAYSTLVIIGVVLVMTQGKRVTLNPGDGLLLLVPLFWQMGHVIAKRTKAGPQTIALLRNSFGALFLFVPALLTGISFTLYSVVEGVIIALGQLIWYSAIKRIDLSLATAIITPAPAVAIGIALITGTPVTPWHIFGFLFITVGTLGLTRD; encoded by the coding sequence ATGGAGGAAAGGAGTGAGGGAGTTATCTTAGCTTTAATTGGAATGCTCCTCTATGGGCTTGAACCGGTGGTTATAAGTTACAATCCAGTCAATCCAATAAGCTTCGCATTCTTTTCTGCTTTTTTGGCTTCCTTAATCCTACTACCTTTTGCCAACTTTGAAGAAGTTAAAGTTAATTGGAAGAGAGGGTTATTCATAGGATTCTTTGGAACATTCTTAGCTTACTTAGCTTATTCATTTGGAACTAAGATGTCGAGTTCTGTCAATGCAGCGCTAATAACAAGGACGGAGGTACTATTTTCATTTATTCTATCTTACGTTATCCTAGGGGAAGCGATAAGTAAGAGTAGGATTGCTTACTCAACTTTGGTCATTATCGGAGTTGTTCTGGTCATGACTCAGGGAAAGAGGGTTACACTAAATCCAGGTGACGGCCTTTTATTGCTAGTCCCACTATTCTGGCAGATGGGTCATGTTATAGCAAAAAGGACGAAAGCTGGGCCTCAGACGATAGCATTACTGAGGAATTCTTTTGGGGCCCTATTCCTTTTTGTACCAGCTTTACTTACCGGAATATCCTTCACCCTTTATTCCGTCGTGGAGGGTGTTATCATAGCCTTAGGCCAGCTCATATGGTACTCAGCGATAAAGAGAATAGATCTATCCCTTGCAACCGCAATAATAACTCCAGCTCCCGCTGTCGCTATAGGAATTGCCCTAATTACCGGAACACCAGTAACACCTTGGCATATATTTGGTTTTCTGTTCATAACCGTGGGAACGCTTGGGCTTACTAGAGATTGA
- the panB gene encoding 3-methyl-2-oxobutanoate hydroxymethyltransferase has translation MREITPKRIREMKGKEKITMITAYDYPSALLADKAGFDIVFIGDSLGMVVYGEPSTLNVTMEQMIFHTRAVAKAVKRALVLADMPFGSYEVSVEEGIKNAIKLVQAGADAVKIEGGYDHRKLVKKLVRIGIPVMGHTGLTPQRYLRLGGYRIMGGTEEEVEEILRDAKALEKAGAFAIVLEFVLADVAKLVTEEVSIPTIGIGSGPYVDGQVLVWHDVLGLYESSPPFAKRYANLKEEILRAISTFREEVKEGKFPGREHYWEFQDKEEFKRIKDNVMKKLNL, from the coding sequence ATGAGAGAGATCACTCCAAAAAGAATAAGGGAGATGAAGGGAAAGGAAAAGATAACCATGATAACAGCTTACGATTATCCTTCAGCGTTACTAGCGGATAAGGCCGGGTTCGATATAGTTTTCATTGGTGACTCCCTTGGTATGGTTGTTTATGGAGAACCAAGTACCCTTAACGTCACGATGGAGCAGATGATTTTCCATACTAGGGCCGTTGCTAAAGCCGTGAAGAGGGCCCTAGTTTTGGCCGATATGCCCTTTGGCAGTTACGAAGTTAGCGTTGAGGAGGGAATTAAGAACGCCATAAAGCTAGTTCAAGCTGGGGCCGATGCCGTTAAGATTGAAGGTGGCTACGATCATAGAAAGCTCGTTAAAAAACTCGTTAGGATCGGAATTCCAGTTATGGGACATACGGGATTAACTCCCCAGAGGTACCTAAGGCTTGGAGGTTATAGAATAATGGGGGGAACTGAGGAGGAGGTTGAGGAGATACTCAGGGATGCAAAAGCTTTGGAAAAAGCTGGGGCATTTGCCATTGTTTTGGAGTTTGTCTTAGCGGATGTTGCTAAACTAGTGACGGAGGAAGTATCGATTCCAACGATAGGAATAGGATCAGGACCCTATGTGGATGGACAAGTCCTAGTTTGGCACGATGTCTTGGGTTTATATGAGAGTTCTCCACCTTTTGCCAAGAGATATGCTAACCTGAAGGAAGAGATATTAAGGGCCATCTCAACCTTCAGGGAAGAGGTTAAGGAGGGGAAATTCCCAGGAAGAGAGCATTACTGGGAGTTTCAAGATAAGGAAGAGTTCAAAAGGATTAAAGACAATGTCATGAAAAAGCTCAATCTCTAG
- a CDS encoding Mrp/NBP35 family ATP-binding protein, translating to MTIKTPTVKVPGLGTDPLEQRIKEKEKKWKYKIAVLSGKGGVGKSTVAVNLTAALAKMGYFVGILDADIHGPNVAKMLGVDKEEVYAEKFDDGHFEMIPPTTDFMGQVTPIKVMSMGMMVPEDQPVIWRGPLVTKAIKQLLGDVKWGSLDFMIIDFPPGTGDEILTVVQSIKLDAAIIVTTPQEVALLDTGKAVNMMKKMEVPYVAVVENMSYLICPHCGNKIDIFGEGGGEKLAQKEGVDFLGKIPIDLKAREASDLGIPIVLYEDTPAAKAFMELAEKLVNKLKEIKGDGGKE from the coding sequence ATGACGATAAAAACGCCCACCGTAAAGGTACCTGGACTTGGCACTGATCCCTTAGAGCAAAGAATTAAGGAGAAGGAGAAGAAGTGGAAATATAAGATAGCAGTCCTCAGCGGTAAGGGAGGAGTGGGAAAGAGCACCGTCGCGGTTAACCTCACAGCGGCCCTTGCAAAGATGGGATACTTTGTTGGAATATTGGATGCCGATATTCATGGTCCAAATGTCGCTAAGATGCTCGGCGTAGACAAGGAGGAGGTCTATGCTGAGAAGTTTGATGACGGTCACTTCGAGATGATACCACCAACAACGGATTTCATGGGACAGGTGACCCCAATAAAGGTCATGAGCATGGGAATGATGGTTCCCGAAGATCAGCCAGTAATCTGGAGGGGACCGCTAGTTACTAAGGCCATAAAACAACTCCTTGGAGACGTTAAGTGGGGCTCCTTAGACTTCATGATAATAGACTTTCCCCCAGGGACTGGAGATGAAATCCTCACGGTTGTGCAATCTATTAAACTTGATGCAGCTATAATAGTCACGACCCCCCAGGAAGTAGCCCTACTTGACACAGGAAAAGCAGTGAACATGATGAAGAAAATGGAGGTTCCATACGTGGCCGTTGTTGAAAATATGAGCTATCTCATATGTCCCCACTGTGGAAATAAGATAGACATATTTGGAGAAGGAGGAGGGGAGAAGCTCGCTCAAAAGGAGGGAGTTGACTTCCTGGGTAAGATTCCAATAGATTTGAAGGCCAGGGAAGCGAGCGATTTAGGGATACCTATAGTTTTATACGAGGATACACCCGCGGCTAAGGCTTTCATGGAGTTAGCCGAAAAATTAGTTAACAAGCTCAAGGAAATTAAGGGTGATGGAGGAAAGGAGTGA
- a CDS encoding NB-ARC domain-containing protein, translating to MLEPSKIFKALSNPINLKILTLLRSSSFHPRELARILNRDETDISRRLRQLERLGLIKGKWERVDGKNVRVYSLKVSEIRIFMHPTKLEVKVGENESYEAPIEWESSPRVEVFVGRKRELSIIRNAKGVVVIYGIAGIGKTSLAAKAFPNAYWYNVTGLEDFKYFAWQLGLFLSSIGFEDLLEYLRGGGNNENDIFKLITEGIEKTGAIIIIDDFHKFQDEKVNYLLSYLAPRIKKGKVIITTRIRPNLGNEGVTYVNLKGLNPEEAYSLAREKEKSMTPEEFAKLYKLTFGHPLMLNLILESSEILATGKDTVFNFLFEEVYQMLNEEEKDLLSILSLFDEPIEYEGIKFLYDRNPFVPLYSLMKKGLIEKKGEKYFVHDMVREFVREVSNQEEKEVYLRHVNFLLKSKTPINFLRAFKYAIKVGSSELIRNLVELRVKEFYRIIVDFPRMYQRLLMEVEDNPYAKIEIAIIEVQRGLFEKAIKLLKEAEPYVDEFFKCEIYSWLADAYMELENLEKAERYLKKTKEIVEKINDMYAWFSYYAEKTKYEYYKENSREALKSALKELEIIRKIGDPEKEGLVLLHVGDIYLHMGNYEKGISYYQEALKMAKAYGIKFLEHISYMELAKGYYQLKLYEKASEYSEKAANYFLMIRNYRRATDAMAYGSVSYIATKNLEKAEKFAKEMIRIAQSTDYPLAWAGYIFLAAVDFLKGDDWREDYNLGKAHLKEYPWLFEAVLDELKKVFDLSNFK from the coding sequence ATGTTGGAGCCTTCGAAAATTTTCAAGGCCCTGTCGAATCCTATAAATCTGAAGATACTAACACTTTTGAGGTCAAGCTCTTTTCATCCTAGGGAATTGGCAAGAATTCTTAACAGGGATGAAACTGATATCTCAAGAAGGCTTAGACAACTAGAAAGATTGGGTCTCATTAAGGGAAAGTGGGAGAGGGTTGATGGGAAGAATGTGAGAGTATACTCGCTTAAGGTTTCTGAGATAAGAATCTTCATGCACCCAACTAAGCTTGAGGTTAAAGTTGGTGAAAATGAGAGTTATGAAGCCCCTATAGAGTGGGAGTCTTCTCCAAGGGTTGAAGTTTTCGTGGGTAGGAAGAGGGAGCTTAGTATTATTAGGAATGCAAAGGGGGTTGTAGTGATATATGGAATAGCTGGGATAGGAAAAACGAGTCTTGCTGCAAAGGCTTTTCCAAATGCATATTGGTACAACGTGACTGGCCTTGAGGATTTCAAATACTTCGCATGGCAGTTAGGCTTATTCCTAAGCTCTATTGGTTTTGAGGACCTCCTTGAGTACCTAAGAGGTGGAGGAAATAACGAAAATGATATTTTCAAACTCATCACGGAGGGAATTGAAAAAACTGGGGCGATAATTATCATCGATGATTTTCACAAGTTTCAGGATGAGAAGGTAAATTACCTTCTCTCTTACCTTGCACCTAGGATCAAGAAGGGGAAGGTTATTATAACAACTAGGATAAGACCGAATTTAGGAAATGAGGGTGTCACTTATGTGAATTTAAAGGGGCTAAATCCTGAAGAAGCCTACTCTTTGGCAAGGGAAAAAGAGAAGTCTATGACCCCGGAAGAGTTTGCAAAGTTATATAAGCTGACATTTGGGCATCCCTTGATGTTAAACTTGATTTTAGAGAGCTCCGAGATCTTAGCCACTGGAAAGGATACTGTGTTCAACTTTCTGTTTGAAGAAGTTTATCAAATGCTGAACGAGGAGGAGAAGGATCTACTCTCAATACTCTCCCTTTTTGATGAGCCGATTGAATATGAGGGGATAAAGTTCCTGTACGATAGGAATCCATTCGTACCACTCTACTCTCTAATGAAGAAAGGCTTAATTGAAAAGAAGGGGGAGAAATATTTCGTCCATGACATGGTTAGGGAATTTGTAAGGGAAGTTTCAAATCAGGAAGAGAAGGAGGTCTACCTTAGACATGTAAACTTTCTCCTAAAGAGCAAAACTCCCATAAATTTTCTTAGAGCATTTAAATATGCGATAAAGGTTGGATCTAGTGAATTGATAAGAAATTTAGTGGAATTAAGGGTCAAAGAGTTCTACAGGATAATTGTTGACTTTCCAAGGATGTATCAGAGGCTTTTAATGGAGGTTGAGGATAATCCCTATGCGAAGATAGAGATTGCAATTATAGAGGTACAAAGGGGATTATTTGAGAAAGCAATTAAACTGTTGAAGGAGGCGGAACCATACGTAGACGAATTCTTTAAATGTGAGATTTACAGCTGGCTTGCCGATGCTTATATGGAGCTCGAAAACTTGGAGAAGGCTGAGAGATACCTCAAAAAGACCAAGGAGATAGTTGAAAAGATCAATGATATGTATGCCTGGTTCTCTTATTATGCTGAGAAGACGAAATATGAGTACTATAAAGAAAACTCAAGGGAAGCATTAAAGAGTGCCTTGAAGGAACTTGAAATAATAAGGAAAATCGGTGATCCGGAAAAGGAAGGTCTTGTGCTACTTCATGTTGGGGATATCTATCTTCATATGGGGAATTATGAGAAGGGGATCTCCTACTATCAAGAAGCGCTTAAGATGGCTAAGGCTTATGGAATTAAATTTCTCGAGCATATCTCATACATGGAACTTGCCAAGGGATATTACCAGCTTAAACTTTACGAAAAGGCTTCAGAGTATAGTGAAAAGGCCGCAAACTACTTCCTCATGATTAGGAACTATAGGAGGGCCACCGATGCAATGGCCTATGGTTCCGTATCTTACATAGCAACTAAAAACCTTGAGAAGGCCGAAAAGTTTGCAAAAGAAATGATAAGGATAGCTCAAAGCACAGATTATCCGCTTGCTTGGGCTGGATACATTTTCCTGGCTGCTGTAGATTTTCTAAAAGGAGATGACTGGAGGGAAGATTATAATCTTGGAAAGGCGCATTTAAAGGAATATCCATGGTTATTTGAGGCAGTACTCGATGAGTTAAAGAAGGTCTTTGATCTCTCAAACTTTAAGTAA